One stretch of Zingiber officinale cultivar Zhangliang chromosome 6B, Zo_v1.1, whole genome shotgun sequence DNA includes these proteins:
- the LOC121989355 gene encoding protein HAIKU1-like, which translates to MDHSRNSNHHQQQLGINKMGKSIRKSPLHQPANYNHRPYPPPPTNHPPQQQQSQPQPQPQVYNISKNDFRSIVQQLTGTPSRDSTPGPAAPQPRPSSSRLQKIRPPPLAPIARPPPPPPPHAARPQPHPHAHPPPPFPNPNLNLNHNRAVFPRPDGPSWAESPVSAYMRYLESSLLSSDTSRYPRPPPPLPSPGLLPSPRPPFPLPSPRGIPNSASLPPPTPPSAIPSPMAFFDLLSPRSPYPLLSPGFPYPPLLTPNFALSPLPQPGILGPGPSPGPQPLPSPGLWFPQSPSGFLPILSPRWRDML; encoded by the coding sequence ATGGATCACTCCAGAAACAGCAACCACCATCAGCAGCAGCTGGGAATCAACAAGATGGGGAAGAGCATCCGCAAGAGCCCTCTCCACCAACCCGCCAACTACAACCACAGGCCTTACCCTCCGCCTCCGACGAACCATCCGCCGCAACAGCAACAGTCGCAACCGCAGCCGCAGCCGCAGGTCTACAACATCAGCAAGAACGACTTCCGCAGCATCGTCCAGCAGCTCACCGGCACCCCCTCCCGCGACTCCACCCCCGGCCCCGCCGCCCCCCAACCCCGCCCCTCCAGCTCCCGCCTCCAGAAGATCCGCCCTCCCCCGCTCGCCCCCATCGCTCGCCCACCTCCTCCTCCCCCTCCCCACGCTGCCCGCCCTCAACCCCACCCCCACGCTCACCCTCCTCCCCCTTTCCCTAATCCTAACCTTAATCTCAATCACAATCGCGCTGTCTTCCCCCGCCCCGACGGCCCCAGCTGGGCCGAGTCCCCCGTCTCCGCCTATATGCGGTACCTAGAAAGCTCCCTTCTCAGCTCCGACACTTCCCGCTACCCTCGGCCGCCGCCGCCACTTCCCTCCCCGGGGCTCCTTCCCTCCCCGCGCCCACCCTTCCCCTTGCCTTCCCCCCGAGGAATCCCTAATTCGGCCTCGCTTCCGCCCCCTACTCCGCCGTCCGCGATTCCTTCTCCGATGGCGTTTTTCGATCTGCTCTCGCCCCGATCTCCGTACCCCCTGCTTTCGCCGGGGTTTCCTTACCCTCCGCTATTGACTCCCAATTTTGCCCTCTCGCCGTTGCCACAGCCGGGGATTTTGGGGCCCGGGCCATCACCCGGGCCGCAGCCACTGCCTTCACCCGGGCTTTGGTTCCCTCAATCGCCGTCGGGGTTCTTGCCTATACTGAGCCCTAGATGGAGGGATATGCTGTAA
- the LOC121990633 gene encoding uncharacterized protein LOC121990633, translating to MRPAILVRSGSFLASPRKDGSHDSGFDSFLRQSTSSLLSPRYRPTAALHFQAEGARKGPLLRRCRSEADIVGSNRPHRAGFRAPIRVQVEEDDELGVSVPMRRQASLVGQEQVEYSGDGTGKGKNVGGSGKGDGESGNGDSNRRISDYYQQMLQIDPSNPLLLRNYGRFLHEVEGDAKAAEGCYGRAILASPGDGEVLSLYGQLVWETHRDEERAKGYFERAVQASPNDCYVLGSYAHFLWNAGEEEDEAGTEESSALVEAL from the exons ATGAGACCGGCGATCCTCGTCCGCAGTGGCTCCTTCCTCGCCTCTCCGAGGAAGGACGGATCGCACGATTCTGGCTTTGACTCGTTCCTCCGGCAGAGTACGAGCTCCTTGCTTTCTCCGAGGTACCGGCCTACCGCCGCGCTCCACTTCCAAGCAGAAGGCGCGAGGAAAGGGCCCCTCCTTCGGCGCTGCAGATCGGAGGCCGATATCGTCGGATCGAACCGTCCCCATCGTGCCGGCTTCCGGGCCCCGATCCGAGTGCAGGTGGAGGAGGATGATGAACTGGGAGTGTCGGTGCCGATGAGACGGCAGGCGTCGCTCGTCGGGCAGGAGCAGGTGGAGTACTCTGGCGATGGCACTGGAAAAGGGAAGAACGTCGGCGGATCAGGGAAGGGCGACGGCGAAAGTGGCAATGGGGATTCCAACAGGAGGATCTCCGATTATTACCAGCAGATGCTGCAGATCGATCCTTCCAACCCACTCCTCTTGAGGAACTACGGACGATTCCTTCACGAG GTGGAAGGCGACGCGAAAGCTGCGGAGGGATGCTACGGGCGGGCGATCCTGGCGAGCCCGGGCGACGGCGAGGTGCTGTCTCTCTACGGGCAGCTGGTATGGGAGACTCACAGGGACGAGGAGAGGGCGAAAGGCTACTTCGAGCGCGCTGTCCAGGCATCCCCAAATGACTG CTATGTTCTTGGTTCGTATGCCCATTTCCTGTGGAACGCCggggaggaggaagatgaggcaGGAACGGAGGAATCCTCAGCATTGGTGGAGGCGCTTTGA
- the LOC121990634 gene encoding uncharacterized protein LOC121990634, producing METPSSTRRITRSQAVAAVASANSQIKSKQDDSSQRARSKNGGERHALLDVTNESPIVGLASGSFLPAEKTPLAAAGAAKSRVLAGRGTPGSGEEVLRGQVRTLLQKVEEETEHPSFAHGQPHHLPPSLFPTLLGIDKSPLQLLAPTPANTPQIPGEGDFVPMEIIIASPFVPSQNDHQKAEEILVPQECQLNRALTFDSPEKSDASDDPSTISSCDSISPEKSQDDDSSSVWSNQVNVCTNSVRDEDVEEEGEEENDELDDLCEGLKKMWMEEEKPRLPEFTGKHTRFVYNSDDEIEAEEAVGESKAVSPSVLVLKGLPVPEGKHLRFQEEDETEE from the exons ATGGAGACTCCATCATCGACAAGAAGAATCACAAGATCGCAAGCGGTTGCCGCAGTCGCCTCCGCCAACTCCC AGATCAAGAGCAAGCAAGATGATTCTTCGCAGCGTGCGAGATCCAAAAATGGCGGTGAGCGTCATGCGCTCCTGGACGTCACCAACGAATCCCCCATCGTCGGACTTGCCTCCGGAAGCTTCCTCCCGGCGGAGAAGACGCCATTGGCGGCGGCGGGGGCGGCTAAGTCCCGCGTCCTAGCCGGAAGGGGGACTCCTGGATCGGGCGAGGAGGTGCTCCGTGGCCAGGTGCGGACGCTGCTGCAGAAGGTGGAGGAAGAAACCGAGCACCCCTCCTTCGCACACGGGCAACCCCATCATCTGCCGCCGTCTTTGTTCCCTACTCTCTTGGGCATCGATAAATCTCCGCTCCAGTTGCTTGCTCCGACGCCGGCCAACACGCCGCAGATTCCCGGGGAAGGAGATTTCGTGCCGATGGAGATAATAATCGCTTCACCTTTCGTTCCTTCACAAAACGACCACCAAAAG GCAGAGGAGATTCTCGTTCCTCAGGAATGCCAGCTCAACCGTGCGTTGACATTTGACTCGCCGGAAAAGTCCGACGCGTCAGACGACCCGTCGACGATCTCGTCGTGCGACAGCATCAGCCCCGAGAAGTCCCAAGATGATGACAGCTCCTCCGTCTGGTCCAATCAGGTCAACGTCTGCACCAACTCGGTCAGGGACGAAGATGtcgaggaggaaggagaagaagaaaacgaTGAGCTGGATGACCTGTGTGAAGGCCTGAAAAAGATGTGGATGGAGGAGGAAAAACCAAGACTGCCGGAGTTCACCGGAAAGCATACGAGATTCGTGTACAACAGCGACGACGAGATCGAAGCAGAAGAGGCAGTCGGTGAATCGAAGGCTGTTTCGCCTAGCGTGCTGGTGTTGAAGGGGTTGCCTGTGCCGGAAGGGAAGCATCTCCGCTTCCAGGAGGAAGACGAAACAGAGGAATAA